The genomic region GTTCAATGAGGTTTCAATGTTTTCCAACTTGCTGATTCAACTTTTGtagattttctatttttattattaaacatCAGAGTGCTTCCAACATTTAGCGACAATTTTCTTAAAGTAATTTTCTTATGATTTTGTTTTCTCAGCATCCGGTCATATTGATTTTGTCAATGATAATTGTTATTGTAATTCAGTGGCTGAACGAACttctttcagtttttttatcgattgctCCGAATTTTCAGTGCTCAAGTCATGGAGATGGATCAGCCCTTGGAGTTTTATGCAAACCCCTCTGTACAGAACACACTATTCATTCCCTCGCCTGTGAAAGCTTGCATTCGGGGAAGGAAGCGGTTTTCTCAGCCAACTGGGAGGACACGAGACTGGTGTTCAAAGCTGCCAGGTATGTTGAAAAATCGACATCAAGAACAGAGTGAAGCACCTTCTGATGTTCGAAATGTCAACAAACACCAATGTTATGACAACAGACATTTACTTCAATATCGGCAATAGGACAAACTAATATATCAATTGATATtgctctccctccctctcactGTACAAAttgtctaattattttttcagatcGCTAACATCAATAGAGCCCTACGAATCCCTCCAGTGGGTGGACGCAATGGGCTATAAGCATTACCCAGCGGAGCCAGAGTTCGATAAAATGATAGGTGACCTAGTCTTCAATAAATTGAACATAACTCTAAGTAAACGACAGGTGGAACGTCTGAGTCGATTGAGGCCGGGTCATGTCGAGACCGAGgaagaaaaacgtgaatcaGAGATGGAAAATGTCTGGGCCCTAGTCCAGGAGAACGAGTACCTCATATCGATCCTCTACGAAGAGAGAGATGTCTTTCCGAGGCTCATTGGCActtgtggaaatttttattgcgtCGAGTACGTACGACCTCTTGAAAGTCCAACGACAGCACTGGCCATGTCAGACTCAGCTAGTGAATGGGGAAAAAGGCTGAAAATGGCTGTGATGATTATGGATTTGATTGACGAGCTTGAGAACAACTTCCCAGAACCATTTTACCTTTGTGAtgttaaaataaatcattttggCCTTGCATTTGGTGACTCAAGGCTCAAGTATCTCGATTTAGATGCGGTTTTTCCAAAGAGCATCGCGGCTCGATTGACTTCTGATGGAAGAGCCTGTGAGAAACACGAAGACTGTGATTATTTCGACTGCAGATCTGTCTGCTCTATTAATAAACGATGTGAGGCACCTGTGATGAATGATAATTTACAAGTAAGTGTTTCAGATTGTCCAAAGAAGAGATCAAATTCATCGGGCCGAACCCAAAATTATGTTTTGTTTCAGATAATCTGTGAGAAAATATTCTTAGGCTGGACACTGTCAGGTACTATAATAATTCCCGGCCTCCTCATGTCCCGAAGAACACCGGGAAGCCTTGCGGTACTTCTTAGACAATGTGCTAATCCCCACGGTGATACTGTCCACTTGCCTAGAGCACAAGTGCCAGCCGATATCAGAACCAGACTCTACGATATGTTGACTGAAATGGATCGACATTATTCCGCTTCTTCCTAGACACCGCACAGTAACcctttttcaataataaatcgtTGAATATGAAATATAGAATATTAGAGTAATAAAAGGCCTTAATAGTCACTAGGATTTATTCAATAACTTCTGCGTAAATTTAACAGATTCTAGACCTTTTTCGAGCTTTAATGATGTTATCTAGGTAATTATGAAGCCTTGGCTGGGCGCCGACGAAacttaaaaataaacaaaaatattccaaatacattttcataatattgtcaattttcttatattacaattaataaattccttTAAAAGATAAACTACTGTTTGTTGTTGTATAGCCCTAAGATGAGTTTCAACTGCTATTTTCACTTATCTCATCgaactaattatttaaagaaaaattatcctgAAAAACTGAATTTTCCGCCTCAAATTCACTGATTCCCATTCCTGTCAACTGGCGCCACTTTCGCGcacgaatttttttccagtggtTTTTCCAATCTCCTTAGGCGCACGTTCTCCACGGCGGCTCGTCATCCGGGAACGTCTGATTGTAAAAACCAGATCTCCAATTAATTTGGGTGCAAGTGCCGTCTGAAGTGTCGAAAATGGACTGGGGTAACTGGGGAAAATATCCTAAAGGGTTCGATCCGGCTATTCATGGCGCCTTCGATCCTGCCAAATACTACGGAAAAGGTAGGAATACCAACGATTGGGAACCAGCACCTAAACCTTCAAAATCTTCAACTCGACTTCAAAACGATTGTTTATATTATTCCAGCTGATATTCCTTTTGGTGAAGTAAAACTTGGTGAAGTGGGATCATGGATCTCTCGTCGCAAGAAAGGACCTGTTACTTTAGCTCAAATGATTGGCAGAGGTAATTTAACGTAAAACTTGTGGTAACAGTGGCCATGTTGCCGGAGTGTGTTGCATAATAGAGCAGAAAAATTCACTCaacatttttggaaataaatcaagaatttttatgaCTTTTTATCGTTATTTATAGCTTACTGGCGTTGGCAACATAAGTATGTATTGCCCAAGAAGTCTGGAGTAGCTCCATTTTTCCATGTGGCTGTTGGTTCCATGATCTTCTTCTATGTCGTGAATTATCCTAAAATTAGTAAGTAAAACCCGACCAATAGACGAATATGAATTCCTAGAATTGTGTTCTGAGTGTCTTTTTTGAGCCAAAGTCATTGATAAAACTCcgaaaaaattgctgatatttagagtagaaattttatttattggcgTATAATGacattttagattttttttcatcgatttcgAGGGGCAGAAGCTCGATTCCTCGACACCAATTAAAGTAGTGGGATATAAAATATTgggatataaaataaaatccaggAACTCTGAACAAATTTTAGAAGAACAATTGGTATTGAAAAAAGCTCTCTTGACAGTCTTCTAGATTGTTTAATTCTGTTGATAATTTCACAATTAAAACATCAGTATATATTTCGTAGTCCATGGAATctccgataaaaaaatattttgcaacatttatttgtaaaaatcCTTGGTTGTTCAAggaaacttggaaaatttaattactcagGCGCTTTTTAGCTTTCAGTACTCTAATTACGACTACAGCTATAGCCCCACTGCGATATTTAAAAGAGAACAATATCAATGACTGCCACGATAACACTgttgttttatcatttttcaggATGGCACGGACACTACAAATACCACTAAATAATGAACTCACGTCAAGAACGAAATGTTTAAAAACGTAGCGTTCGATGTTGGCGAGTTAAACTAGTTGTTCAACTCCAGTACACCAGTTTGTTTCAATGAATTCATCGTGTAATTGTAatggataataaaaatatcgcaTTAAAGTTGTCATTTTGTGAGTCTTCTTTGCACagttatttcatttaattaattaaaagtaaCCTCTGATCATCGTCCAGTCACAGTGATTTCTAAATAATCAATCCGGGGTTGgcaaattaaattctttatCAACGTGAAGGAGATAACTCTCTCtatcagttgaaaaataataaataaaaaatgtttcaagtGTTTGcgattttggataaaaatactCAAATGGGAGCTATAATGAACAAAGTGTAAATCTGAAGAATTACAAGTGATAGAGTGGATCCCTTTGATTGTGAAAGCCACAAAGTGTAAAATTTCCATCGAACTAattcaataatcatttttttctggaagtAAATggttaaattatttatcgagaCTTTTATCAGCTTTCAAAAAgatgtaacattttttttctaaaattcccTGTTTGCGAGGTGAAAGCTCAATTGACAAAAATATCACGATCATGAATAATGCCGacagaaaataataaaccaCGTCGTtcctcaaaaattaatttttcagataAATCTACAATTATAGGATATATGACCCGCAGATATCGGAGTCGCCGAAAAGACGAGGCTGCATTAAAAATGGGTATTCATCGAACTATTaaacaaatttcattaaaatttcatgcAGCCTTTGCAACAATACCCTTGACGTCATATTGTTCTTTTATTCGGATTGGAATTGCCTACGTTACGACGACATTCATAATTGTTTCTCAAAAATCTAACAACAAATTGatctttttcaatgaaaaaattttcctccacAATTCGTCATGTgctgtcaataaaaaaaaattgcactttTTGCATAAGATGCAATAATTTAGATATCATGGAGACATAAATTGTCGAAGTCAAGCTTGCTTATTGCACCGTCCACTTTTACAAATGCTACAAATTAGTTTTATTGCGTTAaaatataataacaaaaatgcaattttcacCCGTTGAAATGGCGTGGAATGTCCCATTTCCATCATGAGTTTTCATAAAATCAATGAAGTTTATTGTAAACCTCTCTTAAGAATTTAACATCCCTACGAAGTCCATTTGGATTGGTCGAGTCTCCCCCCATTGTCCATTGAATTGGCCAATCCGGTCATAATCAAGGGACAAAACTGAGGTTCACCAGCAATATGGCTGTCAGTATAAATTTGATGCTTGTAACATGCCTTTCTCTCCGAAAAATTGCCAATTACCTACATACGAATGTATTATCAAGTTATTACAGTATCGTGATGTGACTAACAGTCGTCCAATTGAGTGGGAAACAGCAATGAGGGTCAGCTGATCGATAAATAATCGACAATTCATCGACAGCCACAGATTATAACACAGGTGGGACAGtgcgtttatttttattcactaatCAAATACTCTTTGGCGTTGGGGTGAATCAAACGCGTCTTATTCTTGTTTGTACCCTCCATATTGTCATGCATTGacgataaattattattttcattgaatgcgATGGGAAAGCGAGGGATCTTTCATGATGTTTCagctggaaaaaatatttgagctCATTTTTTCAACCTTTCACTTTTCCTGGGGGAGTTCACTCGTAGCGTCACTATCGAATTCACTCCCCACTACCCATGATATCGATGAGAAAATCATATATACATGAATGTTTGGATTGTGGGATTTACAGTTACACGGAATTTCAGATATAAATTGTTTAACGTCGATGAAATCGCGGTGAAGTGGATTAAATCATGAGAGTGTCTGGTTAATGGAAAGCTAGGGAAATTTATGTTGTATTCGATGTAAAGTAGAAGTTGTGCATTGTTTATGAagcgatattttcattgcattCATGTTAGGagagaaattgaaataaaaaatgggtaGAGTTTCCCTTATGACGAGTTATTAAGAAATTTCTTCAAATCGAGGAATAACCAAAAagagaaattccatttttaattgttcagaACTTCTCTCACTCGAAGAAAATTCTTTAGCTGAAATCGCAAAAGTCTTTTTGTGGATGAAGTCACTTGTGGTACCCTAAAATTGccacagaataatttttttggttgaagagaaaaaattttgaacgaAAAAAGTTGCAAGTTTTCGTAATGTCCTGTAATTCATAGATATACTGTTAAGACAGACGTCAAGTAATTCAGGGAGGGATGCAACGATATCATACAGGTCGTCAAATTTCATTCTGGCAATTTCGAGTTATTGGAGATGAAAGACGACCCATGTCGCCTTGCTCTTTTTCAAGTTAGCATAACTAGAAGCTGAGTGGTATACGAGTGtctttgataaatatttctgatttgcaaaaataatttcattacagAGATGCTCATCTAAAAAACTCAAagtaattttattatcaaaattaaacagttggaAATTAAATCTGAcgtgagaagaaaaatgattGATTCGCCATTCTCAACATATATGTTCATTCCTAATAGTATGGCAGTAAAAAGCAGAACAATATCCATGTAGAAAATTGTAAAGAGCATTCAAGATGGAATATCTAACAGGAAAAGTCATACCTCTTCCACCATCTTCTGATCTCATCTCATACAGAATTCATAGAAATGAATACAAGCTTGCTATCTCCCTAAATCACTATTCATCGACTGATACCCCATCCAATAGCTCCAATAGAAGAGTCCAatatcattttgaaaaaaaaaaatgacctgAAAATCGTTAAAATCAGAGACTCCCAGGCATCAAATGCCCGAAATAAGATCAATCTGACCTCGCCAATCGCGAACGGACAATAacataattatgatttttccaggATTTCCCAACATCGACACAACATAGTCAAGAATCATGGCTTCAAGGTAAATACATTATctccaaaattatttcatcatctacataaatatttatatttacacATCCCCAAACTTTATCGACTCATTCCCACCACTTGTATTTGCCAGGCTCGACCGACTGTTTATATTATTGGAAACTGGCACGAACCCGGTAACAAAACGAGCAGCTGCGCAGCAACTGGGAGAAGCCCAGCGTCTACACCCACACGAGCTCCACCACCTGCTCGGTAGAGTCTCAACACTTCTGAAGTCACCACAATGGGACACACGAGTATCAGCGGCGCAGGCCATCCAGGCGATTCTGGCCCAAGTTCCCGTTTGGGAGCCAGAGCCAATTGAGAGGAAACCCCTGGACGAAACTACAAATGGGAAACGACAGAAGGACCTCCAGAGGAGTCACCTGACCCTCCAGGGTTTCGACATGGGTCAAGTCCTGGCAAAAAGCTCTCATTTAACAGGTTCAGAGGGCAGTGAATATGACCTTGTGATAGCTGAGGGTGAGCAGAATCCTCTACAGGGCCAGGGCAGTCAGGTACTAGCTGCCAAGCTCGGTCTCCACCCAAGACTAATGGGAGTAGATCCCTCAGAGCTTTTCACCCCAGAGGACCTGACTATTCCCCCTCCGCCCCCTCAGACTTCGAAAATGTCCATTGACGAGACCCTGAGCGAACCTGGAGGCCTTAGCAGACGCGAGATGAATAGAGCGAGACGCAAAGCTAGACAATCGATGTCCAAACAACGATCAAGAGAGCCTGATGAACAAGAGTCGAATGAACAGATgaggaagaaaattaaattagaagATCCGGTGCCGATTGAATCCTCCACGAATGAGGGGAAGGTGTGCGAGGCAGTATCTGTTGGGGCTGTGCCGGATGGCACTGGCTGCTGGCCCGAAACTGCCATGGACTGGCCACTGGAGGTATGCAAATTAGTCCAGGCGACTGGCTCAATTTTTAAAGAGATTTTGCAATTGTCGAATGAAGAACATCACTCGTGTGTAAATTTCGGTCGAGATGAGCACAACTACAGACCTTGGCATAGGTCGTAAACTTGAGACTCATTAGAAGCGAAAGTTAATCATGGGTATCGTTAGATATTATTACTTAAGTAAGAAATGAATTCATGGAAAAGATTAATTGTTCACTGAATGAATTCGGTGGGAACGCGAAAAGTAGTGTACTCAAAAATGCGGTTAATTTTTTGCACTAGCTTGTGTTCAATATTATGCAACTTGGAGCGTGGATTTGCAGTCTTTTACTCCTTGATTTCGTTGTGAGATAGATAATGCgccgacaaaaaaaattgaaaaattaacattCAAGGATTTCCGCGGAAAAATAGTCAAAATGATTCAtgcggaaaaattaaaatctagTGACTTTTTTCCGTTTCCAATTGTCAATGGATCTACTCCTTAGCCTTGGATTGCAGTGTATTGCTTGCTTTTCATACATTTTTATAAGTTTTTCAAAAACTTCTAAATGCTTTCGATCATATCAGGTTTTGAAATGATTCCCAGGTTCTTTAATTTCTTTCGCAGAACTgacaatatattaaaaaaacaataatgaataattggaGAACCAATTTCGCGGTCGGAATACCCCGGAACTTTCacaattatcggatatttgcTGAATGTTTCATTATAAACACATGAAATCGAGTTTTGCAGACTGAAGATTCCGCGAATGTAACATGAGGGATTTTTCTGCAAAACTTGacacacatttttttatcttcagaGTCATATCTACCAAATTTTGAACGTGTAAATTATCAGCACGAACTGGCAATCTGATTCGCTGACATGAGATTGGAGGAAATAATTGTGGGAATTTATTTACACTTTCGATTGATTACACAAATATGTTGATCTTATGTTTTCTTCCTCATTTGTCATTAATCTCATAACATGCAGAGACAGTGAAAAATCgttttccaaaatattctgtatttatttctcattttaaatGGAAACTTTGTCAACGTGATTTGCGTGGGCAATATCATAAAACACGAAGaaagtatattttattatcGAATTAGTGGAATGTTAAGTTGAATAATGTGAAAGATTTGGTTTTTATGAGAAAAGCTCACCcaattttttggagaaatcAAATACAAAATACTTAGTACTTCCGAtatgtttttttatgttttttttgtatGTATTTCCCCAGGTATTCAGTGAGACCCTCTGCCAGGATCTATTCAGTCAAAAATGGGAGATTCGTCATGGCGCAGCAACAGCCTTACGAGAGTTAATTAGAATTCACGGAAAGGGAGCGGGAAAATCTCGA from Diachasmimorpha longicaudata isolate KC_UGA_2023 chromosome 1, iyDiaLong2, whole genome shotgun sequence harbors:
- the LOC135162216 gene encoding divergent protein kinase domain 1C; translated protein: MNLRRIPGFLYHHKIHASCILILLILLVCLLHHWGIICTNLEARRHVSSVCSSHGDGSALGVLCKPLCTEHTIHSLACESLHSGKEAVFSANWEDTRLVFKAARSLTSIEPYESLQWVDAMGYKHYPAEPEFDKMIGDLVFNKLNITLSKRQVERLSRLRPGHVETEEEKRESEMENVWALVQENEYLISILYEERDVFPRLIGTCGNFYCVEYVRPLESPTTALAMSDSASEWGKRLKMAVMIMDLIDELENNFPEPFYLCDVKINHFGLAFGDSRLKYLDLDAVFPKSIAARLTSDGRACEKHEDCDYFDCRSVCSINKRCEAPVMNDNLQIICEKIFLGWTLSGTIIIPGLLMSRRTPGSLAVLLRQCANPHGDTVHLPRAQVPADIRTRLYDMLTEMDRHYSASS
- the LOC135162495 gene encoding putative ATP synthase subunit f, mitochondrial, producing MDWGNWGKYPKGFDPAIHGAFDPAKYYGKADIPFGEVKLGEVGSWISRRKKGPVTLAQMIGRAYWRWQHKYVLPKKSGVAPFFHVAVGSMIFFYVVNYPKIRWHGHYKYH